The Actinomycetota bacterium genome has a segment encoding these proteins:
- a CDS encoding dihydrolipoamide acetyltransferase family protein, whose protein sequence is MQQFKMPQLGETVLEATVTRWLKRPGDTVEMDEPLVEVSTDKVDSEIPSPAAGALTKILVQEGETVLVGAVMAEIDGEMEAGSSNGSPAEAPTSQAEEVTPPEPSVPAPDGDAPGTAAEPAESEPEQTPPPPPPPAAEQPSRPMAPAAAPPSDGQPFRGVLSPLVRKLASDNDVDLNSVTGTGTGGRITKQDVLSAAANRSKSAATTAPTQAPARAPEGEPAAPRPAPEGLEEVVRVGPMRKAIAEHMVASLNETARAWNTIEIDLSRVGRLRAEAGPGFKAREGFSLTWMPFVSKSLTQALLRYPMLNSTWNGDGTITQKRYVNLGIAVALENGLIVPVVKSAETMNLVGLARAVRDVAERARGKRLTPDDVQGGTFTITNPGGFGSILSVPIINRGQAAIMAFDAVVKRPVVVTDEDGEDAIAIRQVSNISISWDHRIIDGAEAAKFLSYLKELLEEADFASDLSGLLPG, encoded by the coding sequence ATGCAGCAGTTCAAGATGCCTCAACTCGGTGAGACGGTTCTGGAAGCCACCGTCACGCGCTGGCTAAAGCGTCCCGGGGACACCGTGGAGATGGACGAGCCGCTGGTCGAGGTGTCGACCGACAAGGTGGACAGCGAGATCCCCTCTCCGGCAGCGGGAGCGCTGACCAAGATCCTGGTCCAGGAGGGCGAGACCGTGCTCGTGGGCGCCGTCATGGCGGAGATCGACGGCGAGATGGAGGCCGGCTCCTCCAACGGGTCCCCGGCCGAGGCGCCAACGTCACAGGCGGAGGAGGTGACTCCGCCGGAGCCGTCGGTTCCGGCACCGGACGGCGACGCGCCGGGAACCGCCGCCGAACCTGCGGAGTCGGAGCCTGAACAGACCCCCCCTCCGCCGCCGCCCCCCGCCGCCGAGCAGCCGAGCCGGCCGATGGCACCTGCGGCTGCGCCCCCGTCGGACGGCCAGCCGTTCCGGGGCGTTCTTTCCCCACTGGTCAGAAAGCTTGCCTCCGACAACGACGTCGACCTCAACTCGGTGACCGGCACCGGCACCGGCGGCCGCATCACCAAGCAGGACGTCCTGTCGGCCGCCGCAAACCGTTCGAAGTCCGCAGCGACGACTGCCCCCACCCAGGCGCCGGCTCGCGCGCCGGAAGGCGAGCCCGCCGCCCCACGTCCGGCGCCGGAGGGCCTGGAGGAAGTCGTCCGGGTCGGCCCCATGCGCAAGGCGATCGCCGAGCACATGGTTGCGTCGCTCAACGAGACCGCGCGGGCCTGGAACACCATCGAGATCGACCTATCCCGGGTCGGCCGCCTGCGGGCCGAGGCCGGGCCCGGGTTCAAGGCGAGGGAAGGGTTCTCCCTCACCTGGATGCCTTTTGTCTCCAAGAGCCTCACGCAGGCGCTGCTGCGGTACCCGATGCTGAACTCCACCTGGAACGGCGACGGGACCATCACCCAGAAGCGCTACGTGAACCTGGGCATCGCAGTCGCACTCGAGAACGGGCTGATAGTTCCGGTGGTGAAGAGCGCCGAAACCATGAACCTCGTCGGCCTCGCCCGGGCTGTCCGGGATGTCGCCGAAAGGGCCCGCGGCAAACGGCTGACGCCGGACGACGTGCAGGGCGGGACCTTCACAATCACCAACCCGGGCGGTTTCGGGTCGATTCTTTCGGTCCCGATAATCAACCGAGGGCAGGCGGCCATCATGGCGTTCGACGCGGTGGTAAAGCGGCCGGTGGTCGTCACCGACGAGGACGGTGAGGACGCCATAGCCATCCGGCAGGTGAGCAACATCTCGATCTCCTGGGACCACCGGATCATCGACGGAGCGGAGGCCGCGAAGTTCCTCTCATATCTCAAGGAGCTTCTCGAAGAAGCGGACTTCGCATCGGACCTGAGCGGGCTGCTTCCCGGCTGA
- the lipB gene encoding lipoyl(octanoyl) transferase LipB: MQSILQIDAGSVVYSAAYTWQLQLHARRVAGQIPDLLVLLEHPSVITLGRRFRPQHLLAPAEELRRRGIEVHEADRGGSITYHGPGQLVAYPVVDLRTESKPNPDVIAYLRLLEAAVLATVVDFGVRAELRPGLTGVWVGRDKLGAIGVNVSRGVTKHGMALNVSTDLELFSSMVPCGIPDAGVTSLQRLLGQSPPIDLVSSVFAGHLARLLGRRIEKAQADDFGLVVPNQLRERVGV; this comes from the coding sequence ATGCAATCGATTCTGCAGATAGATGCAGGATCAGTCGTCTACTCCGCCGCCTACACCTGGCAGCTACAGCTTCACGCCCGGCGGGTGGCGGGGCAGATTCCCGACCTGCTCGTCCTGCTGGAGCACCCCAGCGTGATCACGCTCGGCCGCCGTTTCCGCCCCCAGCACCTGCTGGCGCCGGCCGAAGAGCTGCGCCGCCGGGGGATCGAGGTGCACGAGGCCGATCGCGGCGGCAGCATCACCTACCACGGCCCAGGCCAGCTGGTCGCCTACCCGGTGGTGGACCTGCGAACCGAGTCGAAGCCCAACCCGGACGTGATCGCCTACCTTCGCCTTCTGGAGGCGGCCGTTCTGGCCACGGTTGTGGACTTCGGGGTGCGGGCCGAACTCCGGCCCGGGCTCACCGGCGTCTGGGTGGGCCGCGACAAGCTCGGAGCAATCGGGGTCAACGTCAGCCGGGGGGTCACCAAACACGGGATGGCTCTCAACGTCTCGACCGACCTGGAGCTGTTCTCATCGATGGTCCCCTGCGGCATCCCGGACGCCGGGGTGACCTCGCTGCAGAGGCTCCTGGGCCAGTCCCCGCCGATCGACCTTGTCTCCTCGGTCTTTGCCGGCCACCTGGCTCGCCTGCTCGGCCGGCGGATCGAGAAGGCGCAAGCGGATGACTTCGGGCTTGTGGTTCCCAACCAGCTCAGGGAGCGGGTCGGTGTCTAG
- a CDS encoding sigma-70 family RNA polymerase sigma factor has protein sequence MEPGDNLDLALAAAQANAEWGWNGLYRNLAPSVTGYLRAQGAAEPEDLAADVFLQAVKGVQRFEGNGAAFRSWIFCIAHNKLIDDSRYRRRRPVEPVAEPAEDSAAPVGVEDQVLNHLAEDRVKELLNRLTVDQRDVLLLRIMGGLTVDEVARALGKNSPAVKALQRRGLACLKREMSPVTVSV, from the coding sequence TTGGAACCGGGCGACAACTTGGACCTCGCTCTCGCTGCCGCGCAAGCGAACGCGGAGTGGGGCTGGAACGGTCTTTACCGCAACCTCGCGCCCTCCGTCACCGGCTACCTGAGAGCACAGGGCGCCGCGGAGCCGGAGGACCTGGCAGCCGACGTTTTCCTCCAGGCGGTCAAAGGGGTCCAACGGTTCGAGGGCAACGGCGCCGCGTTTCGTTCCTGGATCTTCTGCATTGCCCACAACAAGCTCATCGACGACTCCCGCTACCGCCGGCGCCGCCCGGTCGAGCCGGTCGCCGAGCCCGCTGAGGACTCCGCTGCACCGGTTGGTGTAGAGGACCAGGTTCTCAACCACCTGGCGGAGGATCGGGTCAAGGAGCTGCTCAACCGGCTGACCGTCGACCAGAGGGACGTCCTGCTTCTCAGGATCATGGGCGGGCTGACGGTGGACGAGGTTGCTCGAGCCCTGGGGAAGAACTCACCCGCCGTGAAGGCCCTCCAGCGCAGGGGCCTCGCATGCCTGAAACGAGAAATGTCACCGGTAACCGTATCCGTCTAA